A portion of the Eulemur rufifrons isolate Redbay chromosome 30, OSU_ERuf_1, whole genome shotgun sequence genome contains these proteins:
- the HNRNPH2 gene encoding heterogeneous nuclear ribonucleoprotein H2 isoform X1, with translation MMLSTEGREGFVVKVRGLPWSCSADEVMRFFSDCKIQNGTSGIRFIYTREGRPSGEAFVELESEDEVKLALKKDRETMGHRYVEVFKSNSVEMDWVLKHTGPNSPDTANDGFVRLRGLPFGCSKEEIVQFFSGLEIVPNGMTLPVDFQGRSTGEAFVQFASQEIAEKALKKHKERIGHRYIEIFKSSRAEVRTHYDPPRKLMAMQRPGPYDRPGAGRGYNSIGRGAGFERMRRGAYGGGYGGYDDYGGYNDGYGFGSDRFGRDLNYCFSGMSDHRYGDGGSSFQSTTGHCVHMRGLPYRATENDIYNFFSPLNPMRVHIEIGPDGRVTGEADVEFATHEDAVAAMAKDKANMQHRYVELFLNSTAGTSGGAYDHSYVELFLNSTAGASGGAYGSQMMGGMGLSNQSSYGGPASQQLSGGYGGGYGGQSSMSGYDQVLQENSSDYQSNLA, from the coding sequence ATGATGCTGAGCACAGAAGGCAGGGAGGGGTTCGTGGTGAAGGTCAGGGGCCTGCCCTGGTCCTGCTCAGCTGATGAAGTGATGCGCTTCTTCTCTGATTGCAAAATCCAAAATGGCACATCAGGTATTCGTTTCATCTACACCAGAGAAGGCAGACCAAGTGGTGAAGCATTTGTTGAACTTGAATCCGAAGATGAAGTGAAATTGGCTTTGAAGAAGGACAGAGAAACCATGGGACACAGATACGTTGAAGTATTCAAGTCCAACAGTGTTGAAATGGATTGGGTGTTGAAGCATACAGGTCCGAATAGTCCTGATACTGCCAATGATGGTTTCGTCCGGCTTAGAGGACTCCCATTTGGCTGTAGCAAGGAAGAAATTGTTCAGTTCTTTTCAGGGTTGGAAATTGTGCCAAATGGGATGACACTGCCAGTGGACTTTCAGGGGCGGAGCACAGGGGAGGCTTTTGTGCAGTTTGCTTCACAGGAGATAGCTGAGAAGGCCTTAAAGAAACACAAGGAAAGAATAGGGCATAGGTACATTGAAATCTTCAAGAGTAGCCGAGCTGAAGTGCGAACCCACTATGATCCCCCTCGAAAGCTCATGGCTATGCAGCGGCCAGGTCCCTATGATAGGCCAGGGGCTGGCAGAGGGTATAATAGCATTGGTAGAGGAGCTGGGTTTGAAAGGATGAGGCGAGGTGCCTATGGTGGAGGGTATGGAGGCTATGATGACTATGGTGGCTATAATGATGGATATGGCTTTGGGTCTGATAGATTTGGAAGAGACCTCAATTACTGTTTTTCAGGAATGTCTGATCATAGATATGGAGATGGTGGGTCCAGTTTCCAGAGCACCACAGGTCACTGTGTACACATGAGGGGGTTACCTTACAGAGCCACTGAGaatgatatttataatttcttctcaCCTCTTAACCCCATGAGAGTACACATTGAAATTGGACCAGATGGCAGAGTTACTGGTGAGGCAGATGTTGAATTTGCTACTCATGAAGATGCTGTGGCAGCTATGGCAAAAGACAAAGCTAATATGCAACACAGATATGTGGAGCTCTTCTTAAATTCTACTGCAGGAACAAGTGGGGGGGCTTATGATCACAGCTATGTAGAACTCTTTTTGAATTCTACAGCAGGGGCAAGTGGTGGTGCTTATGGTAGCCAAATGATGGGAGGGATGGGCTTATCCAACCAGTCTAGTTATGGGGGTCCTGCTAGCCAGCAGCTGAGTGGTGGTTATGGAGGTGGTTATGGAGGTCAGAGCAGTATGAGTGGATATGACCAAGTTCTGCAGGAAAACTCCAGTGACTATCAGTCAAACCTTGCTTAG
- the GLA gene encoding alpha-galactosidase A isoform X2, which produces MQLRSTERQRGCALALYFLALIPWGIPRARALDNGLAMTPTMGWLHWERFMCNLDCREEPDSCISEQLFMQMAELMVSDGWKDAGYEYLCIDDCWMAPQRDSKGRLQADPQRFPGGIRRLANYVHSKGLKLGIYADVGNKTCAGFPGSFGYYDIDAQTFADWGVDLLKFDGCYCDSLQHLADGYKYMSSALNRTGRRIVYSCEWPLYMKPLEKPNYEEIRQYCNHWRSFADISDSWQSVKSILDWTSSHQERIVHVAGPGGWNDPDMLVIGNFGLSWDQQVTQMALWAIMAAPLFMSNDLRNISPQAKALLQHKDVIAINQDPLGKQGYQLRKVYNLEVWERPLAGLAWAIAVVNRQEIGGPRSYTISIVSLGQGVACNPACHITQLLPVKRELGFYEWTSELKIRINPTGTVLLRIEKKSHTSETLP; this is translated from the exons ATGCAGCTGAGGAGCACAGAGCGTCAGCGGGGCTGTGCGCTTGCGCTTTATTTCCTGGCCCTGATTCCCTGGGGCATCCCTAGGGCCAGAGCACTGGACAATGGCTTGGCTATGACGCCTACCATGGGCTGGCTGCACTGGGAGCGCTTCATGTGCAACCTTGACTGCCGGGAAGAGCCGGATTCCTGCATCAG TGAGCAGCTCTTCATGCAGATGGCAGAGCTCATGGTCTCAGATGGCTGGAAGGATGCAGGTTATGAGTACCTGTGCATTGACGACTGTTGGATGGCTCCCCAAAGAGATTCAAAAGGCAGACTTCAGGCAGACCCTCAGCGTTTTCCTGGTGGGATCCGCCGCCTAGCTAATTAT gTCCATAGCAAAGGACTGAAGCTAGGGATTTATGCAGATGTTGGAAATAAAACCTGTGCAGGCTTTCCTGGGAGTTTCGGATACTATGACATTGATGCCCAGACATTTGCTGACTGGGGAGTAGATCTGCTAAAATTTGATGGTTGTTACTGTGACAGTTTACAACATTTGGCAGATG GTTATAAGTACATGTCCTCGGCCCTGAACAGGACTGGCAGAAGGATTGTGTACTCCTGTGAGTGGCCCCTTTATATGAAGCCCCTTGAAAAG CCCAATTATGAAGAAATCCGACAGTACTGTAATCACTGGAGAAGTTTTGCTGACATTTCTGATTCCTGGCAAAGTGTGAAGAGTATTTTGGACTGGACATCTTCTCACCAAGAGAGAATTGTTCATGTTGCTGGACCAGGGGGTTGGAATGACCCAGATATG TTAGTAATTGGCAACTTTGGCCTCAGCTGGGATCAGCAAGTAACTCAGATGGCCCTCTGGGCTATCATGGCAGCTCCTTTATTCATGTCTAATGACCTCCGAAACATCAGCCCTCAAGCCAAAGCTCTGCTTCAGCATAAGGATGTAATTGCCATCAACCAGGACCCCTTGGGCAAGCAGGGGTACCAGCTTAGAAAGGTATA CAACTTAGAAGTGTGGGAACGACCTCTCGCAGGCTTAGCCTGGGCCATAGCTGTAGTAAACCGGCAGGAGATTGGTGGACCTCGCTCTTATACCATCTCAATTGTTTCCCTGGGTCAAGGAGTGGCCTGTAATCCTGCCTGCCATATCACACAGCTCCTTCCTGTGAAAAGGGAGCTTGGGTTCTACGAATGGACTTCAGAGTTAAAAATTCGAATAAATCCCACAGGCACTGTTTTGCTTCGgatagaaaagaaaagccacacaTCAGAAACCTTACcttaa
- the GLA gene encoding alpha-galactosidase A isoform X1 gives MQLRSTERQRGCALALYFLALIPWGIPRARALDNGLAMTPTMGWLHWERFMCNLDCREEPDSCISEQLFMQMAELMVSDGWKDAGYEYLCIDDCWMAPQRDSKGRLQADPQRFPGGIRRLANYVHSKGLKLGIYADVGNKTCAGFPGSFGYYDIDAQTFADWGVDLLKFDGCYCDSLQHLADGYKYMSSALNRTGRRIVYSCEWPLYMKPLEKPNYEEIRQYCNHWRSFADISDSWQSVKSILDWTSSHQERIVHVAGPGGWNDPDMLVIGNFGLSWDQQVTQMALWAIMAAPLFMSNDLRNISPQAKALLQHKDVIAINQDPLGKQGYQLRKVSNLEVWERPLAGLAWAIAVVNRQEIGGPRSYTISIVSLGQGVACNPACHITQLLPVKRELGFYEWTSELKIRINPTGTVLLRIEKKSHTSETLP, from the exons ATGCAGCTGAGGAGCACAGAGCGTCAGCGGGGCTGTGCGCTTGCGCTTTATTTCCTGGCCCTGATTCCCTGGGGCATCCCTAGGGCCAGAGCACTGGACAATGGCTTGGCTATGACGCCTACCATGGGCTGGCTGCACTGGGAGCGCTTCATGTGCAACCTTGACTGCCGGGAAGAGCCGGATTCCTGCATCAG TGAGCAGCTCTTCATGCAGATGGCAGAGCTCATGGTCTCAGATGGCTGGAAGGATGCAGGTTATGAGTACCTGTGCATTGACGACTGTTGGATGGCTCCCCAAAGAGATTCAAAAGGCAGACTTCAGGCAGACCCTCAGCGTTTTCCTGGTGGGATCCGCCGCCTAGCTAATTAT gTCCATAGCAAAGGACTGAAGCTAGGGATTTATGCAGATGTTGGAAATAAAACCTGTGCAGGCTTTCCTGGGAGTTTCGGATACTATGACATTGATGCCCAGACATTTGCTGACTGGGGAGTAGATCTGCTAAAATTTGATGGTTGTTACTGTGACAGTTTACAACATTTGGCAGATG GTTATAAGTACATGTCCTCGGCCCTGAACAGGACTGGCAGAAGGATTGTGTACTCCTGTGAGTGGCCCCTTTATATGAAGCCCCTTGAAAAG CCCAATTATGAAGAAATCCGACAGTACTGTAATCACTGGAGAAGTTTTGCTGACATTTCTGATTCCTGGCAAAGTGTGAAGAGTATTTTGGACTGGACATCTTCTCACCAAGAGAGAATTGTTCATGTTGCTGGACCAGGGGGTTGGAATGACCCAGATATG TTAGTAATTGGCAACTTTGGCCTCAGCTGGGATCAGCAAGTAACTCAGATGGCCCTCTGGGCTATCATGGCAGCTCCTTTATTCATGTCTAATGACCTCCGAAACATCAGCCCTCAAGCCAAAGCTCTGCTTCAGCATAAGGATGTAATTGCCATCAACCAGGACCCCTTGGGCAAGCAGGGGTACCAGCTTAGAAAG GTTAGCAACTTAGAAGTGTGGGAACGACCTCTCGCAGGCTTAGCCTGGGCCATAGCTGTAGTAAACCGGCAGGAGATTGGTGGACCTCGCTCTTATACCATCTCAATTGTTTCCCTGGGTCAAGGAGTGGCCTGTAATCCTGCCTGCCATATCACACAGCTCCTTCCTGTGAAAAGGGAGCTTGGGTTCTACGAATGGACTTCAGAGTTAAAAATTCGAATAAATCCCACAGGCACTGTTTTGCTTCGgatagaaaagaaaagccacacaTCAGAAACCTTACcttaa
- the LOC138378088 gene encoding large ribosomal subunit protein eL42-like, which translates to MIAPTYSHEEVRVGTAYILPFPARPLSFVADSARANMVNVPKTRRTFCKKCGKHQPHKVTQYKKGKDSLYAQGKRRYDRKQSGYGGQTKPIFRKKAKTTKKIVLRLECVEPNCRSKRMLAIKRCKHFELGGDKKRKGQVIQF; encoded by the exons ATGATCGCTCCCACCTATTCCCATGAGGAAGTGCGAGTAGGCACCGCCTATATACTTCCGTTTCCGGCTCGGCCTCTTTCTTTCGTTGCCGACAGCGCGCGCGCAAACATG GTGAACGTTCCTAAAACCCGCCGGACTTTCTGTAAGAAATGTGGCAAGCATCAACCCCACAAAGTGACACAGTACAAGAAGGGCAAGGATTCTCTGTATGCCCAGG GAAAGCGCCGTTATGATAGGAAGCAGAGTGGCTATGGTGGGCAGACTAAGCCGATTTTCCGGAAAAAG gctaaAACTACAAAGAAGATTGTGCTGAGGCTTGAGTGTGTCGAGCCCAACTGCAGATCTAAGAGAATGCTGGCTATTAAGAGATGCAAGCATTTCGAACTGGGAGGAGATAAGAAGAGAAAG GGCCAAGTGATCCAGTTCTAA
- the HNRNPH2 gene encoding heterogeneous nuclear ribonucleoprotein H2 isoform X2: MMLSTEGREGFVVKVRGLPWSCSADEVMRFFSDCKIQNGTSGIRFIYTREGRPSGEAFVELESEDEVKLALKKDRETMGHRYVEVFKSNSVEMDWVLKHTGPNSPDTANDGFVRLRGLPFGCSKEEIVQFFSGLEIVPNGMTLPVDFQGRSTGEAFVQFASQEIAEKALKKHKERIGHRYIEIFKSSRAEVRTHYDPPRKLMAMQRPGPYDRPGAGRGYNSIGRGAGFERMRRGAYGGGYGGYDDYGGYNDGYGFGSDRFGRDLNYCFSGMSDHRYGDGGSSFQSTTGHCVHMRGLPYRATENDIYNFFSPLNPMRVHIEIGPDGRVTGEADVEFATHEDAVAAMAKDKANMQHRYVELFLNSTAGTTGASGGAYGSQMMGGMGLSNQSSYGGPASQQLSGGYGGGYGGQSSMSGYDQVLQENSSDYQSNLA; encoded by the exons ATGATGCTGAGCACAGAAGGCAGGGAGGGGTTCGTGGTGAAGGTCAGGGGCCTGCCCTGGTCCTGCTCAGCTGATGAAGTGATGCGCTTCTTCTCTGATTGCAAAATCCAAAATGGCACATCAGGTATTCGTTTCATCTACACCAGAGAAGGCAGACCAAGTGGTGAAGCATTTGTTGAACTTGAATCCGAAGATGAAGTGAAATTGGCTTTGAAGAAGGACAGAGAAACCATGGGACACAGATACGTTGAAGTATTCAAGTCCAACAGTGTTGAAATGGATTGGGTGTTGAAGCATACAGGTCCGAATAGTCCTGATACTGCCAATGATGGTTTCGTCCGGCTTAGAGGACTCCCATTTGGCTGTAGCAAGGAAGAAATTGTTCAGTTCTTTTCAGGGTTGGAAATTGTGCCAAATGGGATGACACTGCCAGTGGACTTTCAGGGGCGGAGCACAGGGGAGGCTTTTGTGCAGTTTGCTTCACAGGAGATAGCTGAGAAGGCCTTAAAGAAACACAAGGAAAGAATAGGGCATAGGTACATTGAAATCTTCAAGAGTAGCCGAGCTGAAGTGCGAACCCACTATGATCCCCCTCGAAAGCTCATGGCTATGCAGCGGCCAGGTCCCTATGATAGGCCAGGGGCTGGCAGAGGGTATAATAGCATTGGTAGAGGAGCTGGGTTTGAAAGGATGAGGCGAGGTGCCTATGGTGGAGGGTATGGAGGCTATGATGACTATGGTGGCTATAATGATGGATATGGCTTTGGGTCTGATAGATTTGGAAGAGACCTCAATTACTGTTTTTCAGGAATGTCTGATCATAGATATGGAGATGGTGGGTCCAGTTTCCAGAGCACCACAGGTCACTGTGTACACATGAGGGGGTTACCTTACAGAGCCACTGAGaatgatatttataatttcttctcaCCTCTTAACCCCATGAGAGTACACATTGAAATTGGACCAGATGGCAGAGTTACTGGTGAGGCAGATGTTGAATTTGCTACTCATGAAGATGCTGTGGCAGCTATGGCAAAAGACAAAGCTAATATGCAACACAGATATGTGGAGCTCTTCTTAAATTCTACTGCAGGAACAA CAGGGGCAAGTGGTGGTGCTTATGGTAGCCAAATGATGGGAGGGATGGGCTTATCCAACCAGTCTAGTTATGGGGGTCCTGCTAGCCAGCAGCTGAGTGGTGGTTATGGAGGTGGTTATGGAGGTCAGAGCAGTATGAGTGGATATGACCAAGTTCTGCAGGAAAACTCCAGTGACTATCAGTCAAACCTTGCTTAG